The Cherax quadricarinatus isolate ZL_2023a unplaced genomic scaffold, ASM3850222v1 Contig1435, whole genome shotgun sequence nucleotide sequence CATAATtggtcaagttgggagctgttcgtaacttgaggtaccactgtattactattattatttttacatttaatACTAGGCAAGATGAGTACCAAACTGCTAGTGAGCGATAAAGACATCCCAGGGTCCAAAGGCAAAGACGAATGCAATTACAGTACGTACTATGTGTCAAATTGGATATTTTACGAAGATTTGAAGATGGAGAAAATATTTCCATTTCTAAAGTTAACAGCATAGCTTCTTTAACAGTCTGTATGAATCTTCCACAAGAGACTACACTTAAAGCTCGTGCTCAGTCAGTGATacgtggagggtgttccaggggtcaacacccccgtggcctggtccacGACCTAAAACTACGAAATTATTATAAGGCGTAAAAAAACTAATGGGCAATATAGTAAGACTGAAGCATATAGATTGAACCTTAAAACCAGTACACTATCCTTTCAATTCTTAAATACAGAAGCAGGTAATCACATTATTTGAAAAGCTAAAGACATAACAACAGAAATATCCAATGGCAGCAAAGGCTCATTACATAGATTCAAAATGAGTGACTAAGCTAGTTTCATATTAACATCCTTCTTTCTTacattctgattattattatttttatatttaaaagCAAGGACTAAACCCGTAGGCATCATGCAGCGCCTGgaaaaatgggaggtaatcaggttcaatccaaggaagggaagaacaGGTCCAATACCTTGAATCAAAGAGCCACTCGCTGGCATCAGGTAACTTCCCTCATGAGGTTTCACATACTTATTATAATCTTCCCTCGTCTGACAGTATCATCAGCATCCTCTTGCACTTCCTGATAATGATCCTACCTCCTCTGATAGTATTATGAGCATCCTTCTTTTTTCACATCTTGATAATGATCCTACCTCCTCTGACAGTCTATTATCAGCCTCCTTCTCTTTCACATCCTGATAAACATTGTCCAGGTGACTCCACAGATATGGGAAGGCCACAAGTGTTAACAATGACTTGATATATGCTTCATGAGAAATACTTAGTGGCTTCAGATGCCTCTCTCCTTTCAACTGGATTCTCTTGAGGTCATAAAAATTTTCAGCAAATGATCCACCTGTATAAAGAATAAGGAAATTTAATGTGAATTTACAtatcaaaaaaaaataaatgtacaTTCAAAGTAATGACATGAGAGTTGAGCTAATCAGTGAAAAAAGGCAGAGattgaatacaataataaaacatATCCCAATTTCTTTTATAGTGGATACATAAATGTCAGACTTAACAAGAGATGTCCGTCTACCAGCAGAAAAAGTTCCACGATTGAAAAATGTacaaaaagacacacacacacacacacacacacacgcctggcggggccaggagctgagtcacacacacacctggcagtaccaggagctaacacacacacacacacacacaggaggagagtggtggagcacctggaacggaacaggagtataaatgccaaccagcacggattcacggaaggcaaatcctgtgttataacaggaagggcactgcaatggatcagagaatacctgacagggaggcaacaacgagtcatggtacgtaatgatgtatcacagtgggcacctgtgacgagcggggtcccacaggggtcggtcctaggaccagtgctatttttggtatatgtgaacgacatgacggaagggttagactcagaagtgtccctgtttgcagatgatgtgaagttaatgaggagaattaaatctgatgaggaccaggcaggact carries:
- the LOC138851657 gene encoding peroxisome assembly protein 12-like isoform X2; the protein is MCTILRWTCLVTPAALVYQAVVAESNPEKYEWCLKYSSEIFAAFNLILQHHYLSNYGGSFAENFYDLKRIQLKGERHLKPLSISHEAYIKSLLTLVAFPYLWSHLDNVYQDVKEKEADNRLSEEVGSLSRCEKRRMLIILSEEVGSLSGSARGC
- the LOC138851657 gene encoding peroxisome assembly protein 12-like isoform X1, with amino-acid sequence MAEFGAHITVTARTRPSIFDVVAQDGLMSTLQPAVTHVMKVVAESNPEKYEWCLKYSSEIFAAFNLILQHHYLSNYGGSFAENFYDLKRIQLKGERHLKPLSISHEAYIKSLLTLVAFPYLWSHLDNVYQDVKEKEADNRLSEEVGSLSRCEKRRMLIILSEEVGSLSGSARGC